The Gigantopelta aegis isolate Gae_Host chromosome 3, Gae_host_genome, whole genome shotgun sequence genome segment ATAGATATTTACCTAAATTACACTAAATTAAGACGCCTGCTAGACACGTGACAACAATTAAACTACATTGTGTCTTTGGTTGCTCGTAACATGTTTAATTAGTGCTTGATACTAACTGACCTggtccccgttccacgaaacgaccttagccctaagatcacctaagTGCATATCTACCTTATACACGTTGCCCTGGTTGGCAGGTTGCTAAGTAGAAATAGGCGTATGTGCTTCaatttttgtaggggtgggggagggctGGTTTTTTaccgaattaaacaaaactgcCCGAATATTATGGATAACAACGTTTTTTCTTATaaattagcattactaccaaacagctatatatatatagggttgcaaacgaatcaatacgcattttaaaatgaattacaactaactttgcgggtagaatgatgaaaatacatggtaaaaaggcctCTGCATATTTTGCTCGAATTACTGTACCGCaccatttttgcccgaatttgaggatttgctccagcactgggatGGCGGTGACCCgcttgcctcccccccccccccccccccccacgcctcgtacgcttatgtaagTAGAGACCACGGcagattaccaattaactaattctaattaatgttattaaaaatacatatataaactgtattgcTATAAAGTTGAAATTGTAGCACTGTGACATTATTAAGATCTCTCtcctttttttgggggggtatgTGTTTTACAGTTTGGTTGGCCTACTTATTTCCAGAGAACGATAactgaaatatgataatttgtGGGTAGGCCTATATGAAGAGTAACATTACCTGTGCCAACAGAAGCTCATTTTGCAGATATTCATTTTCTCGGTACTACGTATTTCAGTGTACTCCCAATTTCTCACTGTAGGCCTATGTACCCCACTTGTCGACAAAATTACCACGATTAAGCCTGTGGTCGCTTCCATACGTTAATAAATTTGTGGTTTGTTTGCAGGTTTGAGCCGGAGTTGAAGACTGGAGTAAAGAGTACCGAAGTGATACAAGAATACTGCAAATGATTTGTGAAATCCTCGTGTTGACTCGTCAACCGTACTAACCCGGTGTTCgtctacaaaataatttatttatggaaataaaatactttcttttttttagtatatACTTAACTTGTTTCTCAtttagcccactggtaaaggcTCGCCtgatgggcggtcggtctaggatcgattcctgacagtgggcccattgtgctttttctcattccagcacgtgcatcacgactggtatatctaaggtcGTGGTGtgcgttatcctgtctgggatagtgcatataaaacaaatcccttgctactaatgaaaaatgtagcgggtataCTATTCgtgaaaattactaaatgtttgacatccaatagccgatgattgataaatcaatgtgctcttaaaCCAAACACACTTTAATTTGTTCATATTTCACTAGAGggtggatgtagctcagtgctaTCTAGAACACTCGCCAGATGCACTATGAATCGTAGGATCGACTGTCCCCAGTggacaacaaacacaaataaacaaacaaacaaggacaaaaaacaaccacacacaaaaaaaaaaacccataataaataaaagtattacCACCGGGTTGTTTAAGGGTACCGGTCATCTCAACCAGcgcccacgactggtatgtcaaaaacCGTGGCATGTATAATAGGcccagtctgtgggatagtgtgcCAATTCGCACAATGGCATATGGCCATGTATACAGAGTATGATAAAACGTGCATTTCGGTCGAGTGGGGGACATCATGAGTTATGCATTTTCCCACGGCACCTACCTCGGCGTCCGACAGTAGTGAAAATGGTTAGCGTGGAAAGGGCGGTCGGGGGTGTgtgtcagagaatgggtctagCGATGAGGTTCGATCCTCCGAcccaagcacctcgggcgagcgctCTAGATATTAACTAATCTATGAAGACGAAGTAAATCAAGgtaccgtatacgcaaatattttcgcggctaaaataattcgcgatcaagctttcattttacattttcgcgactgtgtcccccgataataaaagaaaaattacccgtatttcatttgccaaactgTTTTCAATGACGATTTCACACATACTTGGACATGTTCACTATGCAGTCAGCGATACCATTACtattaccaatatttatttacatgctcatataccactagagtttcgagcatgtctgtctcgggcccgatctctggatagccagtgagacgtcaatgttgtatgtatgtctgataagactTGTCATGTTATCGATGGAACACGCACATGCTAAACAGAACATTGAAAAAAGGCaaatattataagtaataaCTTTTCATTATTGGTGATACTCACAAAATTCCATTTaaggttacaaagaaaacaaacaaaactgagattaCGTAACAACAGACTTTCACCCAAATGTGTGTCATTTGATCAAATCCATGTGACCAGGCAGGTTTACAGAATCACGTGACCTTGCGGACCACTGActgcttgattctgatatgggttgggcgtgtagagataagactatatattataaggtaaataataatataccaaaTTGGAAATAAGTTTGCGCGTAATTAAATTCGCGGTGCTAACAACGTGTTCGCGATTTTCGCGGTATATTTTATTCGCGAacatatttgcgtatacggtatATAGCAAGTGTTGTACATAATAGAACACAGTAGGCCcgtgcgggggtggggggtggggggggggagatgccCCAATGAATGGGACCCAAAGACTAGGGGGCGGGCGCACAAGTATACACACCTATGCCATTAATTGGTAAGTTTGGTGGCTGTGGGGTTCTTCTCCGGCTGTCTTAGTTAAggtctcgttccagacagtgtaCCACGAATGGatggtttatataaaagatcacttgctactaatgaataaatgtagtgggttttctctccaagactataagtagttgccaaatgtttgacatccagtagccaatgattaatatgtcaatgtGTAGTGGTATCGCTACacaaaataaacgttttatTCTTTGTCAAGGTAAAGACAATGCTGGGGTGTGATTAAACTAACATTCCTCTTCTTTCCTTCTGCAATGTAAGAAAACACTAAAAACATATAACAAATCAGCATGTTTATTATCACCACATAAATCTCTGCAGTTCCCCAGAACTCCACACAAACGGCTTTTTCACAAAAAGATAAACAGTTGCTACATTtaccacaaaatacaacaaaaattcaATGACCAGGTAAATAATGGGTGACGGTTTCATGTTCAATCGGAAAAAGATGTACGGAATGATGAAATACCTGAATTCTAATAACTTCTGTGGAACTGTTGCTGCAAGCAGACAAACTAAAAATGAAACTttccagaaaatatttttatgacgCAACAGATCCCAAACACTCCAACATCCAAACAAGTAAACAGGTATCAATACATATTTGGCATTTTCGTAAcgtttataaatttttgaccagACATAAAATGGATAATGACGATTGTCTGCAAGTAAATACTCATGGATGTAAGTGAAATGTGAAATGGCTAAATATGACAAACCGATAAAAAGAATCACCATAACAATATTACTGAAAcagaattttataaattttatcaAAAGATGTGGTCTAAGTATGTGCATACATGAAAAAAACATTGCCacggaaacaaaataaaaaatctgaGGAATATTTAAACACGCTGCATGTTGAGACCTGTCTCCAACAACAAATCCACcatttagaaaaacaaaaacaccaaatcctAAGCCAACTAAAATATAACTCCAAATTTTTACCAAAATCTTCCAAAATAAGTCAAACAGTTTCATTGGATTGTGCTTCAACGTTCGTCCAATCAATACAAAGAATGTAGATATTACTGTCCAATCATCAACATTCTCTTTGCTCTGTTCTTTCTTCTCAATCTGAATCCAGTCATATAGAGATTCAGAAATGGCAATACCTGTTACCATGACTAGCCACACAATGTTGGTCTGTCTGAAGAAGATGGCCAGGACTCCGTAAATGGCTGCCAGGAAGTGGTGTCTGTCCTCACTGGTGAAGTACATCAGCAGAACGAAGAACACGGACCCAGGGTCTGTATAGTAGAGACCAGTGAAGAAGAACAGAACAGGAAAACTTCCCAGTGTTAAGCCTGTTAATGCAATTGTGATGGCATCTGTACTACTctcctgaaataaaaacagaaaacacgTGTACATatatctatagtctgtcccaggCAACTTATAACTTATATCAAGGTTATCCATCatcatacattttgtttactgcatgaaatatatatatttgggtcattctacagaaagcatcacttttcaaaataaaaattcaagataaaagaattaaaagattaaagttttattgttaacttttgaaaactagatgaacaaagaaacataaaatgatATCTGGCCACGCAGAACTGTACTCGGCCTGCACGTGTAGACACGTGTTACTCTATGAACAAGctcattatgtcattggtgttaccggacAAGTGGGATAATTCAGAAGTGCAATCCAAGTTGTTTATAGTGATCAAGAGCACATGGATGTGTTATTTAGGTGTCCTTAATAACATATTTGGATTAACTTTAGCATTAAAAACTATCCAAAGGTGTAGCCTAATTTTGCATTTCCACACAGCTATTCTATATGTGACTTAACTTGTACACTGTGGCAgttttaactatttaaaaatatggagtccttcaaaataaattttatcaaAGTCATAAAGGTAGAAGCTATGCTTTCctttataaacaatttaaatttcaaaaataacgTTTCTAGAGAAACGATAGTTAAAATATTCttggtaacaccaatgacaaaaaagtaacaccaatgacattcgAGACTGTATCCTTGAAACACTATTATTCTTGAGACTACTACTACTTGTTAGCAAaagtatgtaattaatatttccttgaatgttttgtttgttttcagcttACAACTATTAAAGgtctattaaaatattttgtgtttctgGGAACATATTGATAAAAGTTAGATAAGGCCGGTCACacagtgtaataaaatatactaaattcaggaactgaatttgttttttaaatattaagttaaaaattaattaattaatttatttatgtagttattttcatgcttattaaggctcaagcatgctgtcctgaacACAAACATCAGCTGTCTGAATCAGATATCCAGAAACCTAACTTAGTTCAGGTCTATGTTCAAATATGCACCAGAAGTAAACCATACAACAAAGGACTGTCAATTGCAGATCTTCATATCTTTCTTTAAAGATTAacttcattattaataaaattatgaactatgagtggtatggtttaaatctattttactgtatactttgtattccaCATAATGAGTAAAAGTGTTAatcctacttttgctttcacGTAAGCGCAAAAAaaagatacactaaatgttcCAATTTTTTCCGAAAACAAGGATGCCTTGTAAATACGAgatgtcattctaatattttcagtacagcaaatcaaacaaattatgtcaccATTAAAGACACAATTTTTCtgcaggattttcaatattttcaaaaataaaatttaaatagcctttattggaaatgaaaacatacgtaaTGTAATTTTCTGATGATTCACTACAACTTGGTAATACATTTTCAGTATGATTTTAACTTTCTTTTATCATAAAGTTAACTGTTAACACTTAAACTGGAAAGGTTGGTAGTTTTTGAATGTGTTCAGATCCATGCATTTTGGGAAAATAACCTTTCCACACAAGCTTGGTTCgtcattttcaattttcaaaGCAAGTAGCtacatgataaaaaataaatgtttttcaacTATGCACAGTGgacgaacactttgtttaatttttttttttaaagaaaaaattctGTTTGTCGAGCGGTCCAGTCCCGTctgcgttttaccaacacccatcaTTAACACTTGATGTTAATACaaataggcattacgttcataccagtgaataggttgtaaaatataaaaattttaatgaactgattcttaattaaaagaacttatacactcaaaattatttacaattgttacgaATGAATTATGTCGGAACAGTCGAGGCACAAAAAATttgcataccttttgcagattgaatataataattaaaataaattctaaCAATATGAGGCTtacaaatcataaaaattaaatgatttggccaTGTCGATCTGGCACATGTGAGGTCATTTGACACACactgaatgttaattcatcttcctcatgtggacccgatatcagTAGACTATTATTTAGCATTATTATCACTGTCAACAccctgttttatatatatatatatatgcatatgttCTATAAGCTATTATGAAAATGTTTAATGGTTATCGAATATGTAACATTGTTGAAATGTGTTGACTGAAAACAAATCTAGCCATCGCTTTAAAAATATCCTGCAccatataaatgaatgaatgaatggatggttaacaacaccccaccacaaaaaatacatcggctactagGTGTCAAACTATCGTACTGCACCATATAATTGTGTATTCCTACCTGCCTCCAAAGCTCAGTGCCCTTCCATGTTTTTCAGTCTATTGGAAAAACATGTACAAATTACAAACATGGTATAAACTATTTGTACTGACTATACCAGGCCTTCAGATTTCATGGAAACAATTTTTTCCAGTAcagtgtcggtaaaatcacggaaccaaAATTTGTTTCCCATCATTATTGTATGAGTACAACTAttcaaagaaaataatatatacatttataattattgtttaaaaacagtttctgaTGGGGTCTCATCAAGGCAAGGAACCAAAAATGTTTtccccatgaaatttgaaatcctgtGACCTGCATACCTTCTTGGAGAAGTGCATCACTGTAATCAGCCGAGACAGTAACCAGACATTTCCAGTCATAAAAAGCAGATTAATGGAGCGCAGTACAAGCGGAGTGCATAATTCCATGGTCGTCAGCTGCAAGACTTTAGCAATGGGTTCGAGAATGCCCACAGATATGAGGTAGAGACCAGGCAATGTAGTAATCATTGGATCCCACTGAAAAACATAGAAACAGTAATTCTAGATAAGATATTTAAAGAATCACCAGCATAGTAACATTACAAATAATCAGCAATAGATAGAAGCAGAATTGTTCACTACTCCTGTTTACggacatctttatttcaatttcaagagtaaagaccaccttgtacatcaatgagagcccaacaagtaaatgctaaattaggtaaagtatcattaaataggtatttacaaactatttacttgtcagtttaatatgaaagaaatagttgatgaaaatcatttttattctatttcgaACACTACTTTAGTCCACTGGACAAATACATCTCATAGTCAGTTGTACGGTTATGAtctctctctcagtcagagGTTATTCTATAGCGAAAATATGGAATGGCTGACTACCACACGGCAGAAAAAGATTCTCGCTCTAATATGACAAAAATTCtaagtttgacaccaaatacatTAATACTGATAATTTTTGAGTTTACAAATACTTCACTTAttcaccactaatacacacactacaggaagacaCCTGTCTGCACCTACATGTTTAACCAGAGCATTACTGAAAGGAGGTGCTCTCAGGTTTCTTcatatagtgtgtgtattaggggttactatgtaaaatatttgttatcggtgAACTCGTAAATGATcaatgtaactttaaatttagaatttgttttgtattagaGCAGGAATCTTTGTCTACCATGTGGTAGTCAGGCATTCAGTGTTTTCGCCATAGAGtaatctctgactgagagagcgatcataaccatccaaatgtccgtctaactcCTGAACGACAAGAGTATTTGGGCTATAGTAGATGATGTTACTGGATGCTGTGCGTTAGTTCAAATTTATCATAATTtgtaaattgaaaaataattattaattaatattaaataaataaaaaataatacatgagtgcctatattgcatttttttttcatttgttgactaaaatatttcatactatctactatactatacatactatataaaaatacaagtagctgccatctggctcctagatggaaaagttaagttgttttaaaatatctatttaatgattgAAAGCATGctgaatatgtttttaaacgagttgtaaaataaatggtatctaatggacacaaatgGTGTATTCCATTTGTTAAATATGtcctttaaaaagaaaaaaagttacaaacaaaatttaaatgtcttttccaaGTAAACTTTATTTACTGTGCTTGCCATATTATGTGTGATTaagtaatcagtttcaggttaacttggaCATCATAGAGCTATCAATTTCAATTGACCTTATTtgattggatggtatggctgcTGTGACCAGGCCATAAACAAGGAGCATCCAAATAAATTGCTTTAAAAAGTAGTTAATAATCTGGTCTCTATTTGATtataccggcctctgtggcgtcgtggcaggccatcggtctacaggctggtaggtactgggttcggatcccagtcaaggcatgggatttttaatccagataccgactccaaaccctgagattcccagtctggagctccacgaggtgagacgtgtttgtttcgcttgtgcacactgcacgtgctttcatgtgctcgacttgggggtccttcatttcgttgtttttgtcagcgaaatgaagtttactACTGGGATGTATACGGCCaatggaactgattgaacgctggaacacttctcgtttcgacagtctgcaccaccaggttggattcttttttagcgagattcctcgcctccacgtcattactccgtctgactatgttgacttgttttttcgtgactcgtatgacggccattctgcagaatgccacggttcttcgcgtttagtctctacatgtccgagcctgtcctagcagcactggaagattgaccgccccactctaagaagaaataggaagcagggtcggcccctactactctttttctagactttaccttgctttataagtgataccatctcgtatcctccggagtcgggcccgtccgcaccactataccaacccatgacgactgaactataccctagtctgatactctctctctcgttcagacggatccggcttctcaagatctgtatttcagcacagcactaaaccttcgtctatcgactgtcaatctaggggttttcttgatgggatgcaacccatctcgtccctttaagctgtgcacccaaacggccttaacgaggccactcgcgtggacatattgatcagactttaaacttttagatctgcgttcaaaattttatgtcgaaattacttttttttttaaatattattaaatagtccaatcctctcttctttctcttatttagttttggattgtccttctaaaatgctccaaattatgtaaatattcgtccgagcagtcaattctttttattttttggcttgtaacctttttttttttttttttttattctattaacttttttactaattgctattttcaaaactCTGCCcattttccccccccccccccccccccctcctctccatcccgagtcaggccaccgatcttatcggaggttggactcgggatgggcgtgttcgaaaccctagtggtatatgggcacgttaaactagttatcatcatcatcatcaccaaaccctgagtgagtgctccgcaaggctcaatgggtaggtgtaaaccacttgcaccaaccagtggtccataactggttcaacaaaggccatggtttgtgctatcctgcctgtgggaagcgcaaataaaagatcccttgctgccaatcggaagagtagcccatgtagtggcgacagtgggtttcctctcaaaatctgtgtggtccttaaccatatgtctgacgtcatataaccgtaaataaaatgtgttgagtgcgtcgttaaataaaacacttctttctttctatttgaTTATGAGCAAAACTGgctcatataatatataaatacgaGTTAtatatgcaattaaaatataatcaaaCACGCAAACTTGATATTGATTTACAAAAGTAATGTGCtcctttaaaaaatactaaGTCACATGTCACTAGAACTCAAAACAAATGCATATGTTTTTGTACTGACCGATGTAAAATTTCGTCTACAGTATTCTTGTGCTTGGGGTATATGAAAAATCTCATCCATATATGGTGCTGGCTGGGCATCATTAATGACCATTAGTAAACTCAGCCCTGCCAAACAGAATGCAGATATGCAAACTCCACAAACCAACAAACTTCCtgccatgtttttgttttgatgatTCTCTTTCGGCAATACTCGACTAATTCCGGCTTTCCGGGAGTCGTTGATAAAAGGATATCAAGATATAAAGTCCAACCCGCCAACCTTCCACTTTTTTTAGTGAAACACGCATTGCATAACataagtagtagtaataagtatattaataatcaaataactatataataaaatattaaccaATCTTGTTTACTAATATagtttatggaaataaaatacgGTTTAAACCAAATACAATAACACACACGATCGCATACACATATAGCCCGTTGCTCTGTTTCGGTGGTAACGCGTCGTTTGTGCGCCACAGTACttacatttgaatatttttcaCGAATTTGATTTTTGCATACGGAaagttaatacatgtacatgtctatcatattcacagaaatgttcgtaaaaataaagttaaaacgagcaaagaaagcaagattgaacTTTACCCACCAATAAACATGGCACATTTcttataacctttttttctatgattttcaaagactgtaatttgaaagaaaactaaaatttaaaaactatttctgtCTGTTCTCAGCTCTACTGGTATCTGGTTGTCATGATTGTCATGTTGTCATGATTGTCACGGTGTCTACTGGTAAAACactctttacagatacttgccgAAAAGatatggtccttatatgttttaacataataatCTTTCTGGATAtctctttatatatttattaaaacccagaatgcagcttatatttttaaaacaaacaattttaccacTATAACAATTTATTTGCTCAACTTATAATATGATTGCAagacatcataattattatattcgttttcctaaaatgttgtctgttaaaTTTTGTTCTCGAGggctccattttgtaatttgccataaaatatttaaaaaatttttttataaattattataagtgcaTATTTGGTTAAACAACATACACGTTTTGATAAAACAACatacacattttgataaaacactgaaaacatcTGTGTTGGAAAGTGTTTGTTGTAAGTTATACCACGTAAACGTATCACCCACCGAAACAGGTTACGTAGctaacaatatttactgctaaTGCATGCTGCAGTTTTTGACGCACGTGAAGTAAACTTAGCTATTTAGCAGCCAGTTTAGTGGTCATGTGAAGtctagaaataataataaaatgtagatatttgaataacaattgtctgttgataaatattgatatattttatctAGAACCAAATGCTTATGTTCGCCGAAACTGGTCCACCCAAGTTGTTATAAAATGATAATTACAATGCAATTTATATTAGTATTGTCGCTATAGAGTGGAATGTTAACATGACGATGTTTATTATGAgtgtttaacaaataaacgtaaaaCTAATGAGGCGTTTAGAAGATATTCACCGTTTTGTGGGTCGGGGGTGCGGGTTTTATGTTCACTTATCCTAGGAAGAGCACCTGGTATATTCTTGCGCGCTATAGTGTTCATGTCATTCGGAATTTGCCTACGCGTTATTAAGTAGATCTCATAGTTAACACAATAATATACCatctacatatttttattttgtaaatgtaacCATatagtacaaaatacaaacacaatttaaatatatttgtaaatatctataaatttaaaaagtttgttttgttaaatccATGACGGTTTATGGAATGCGGAAAAAACCAAGATGGCGATGGAGAGAAGAAATCTTTAAGGAAAaaagtaacattattttaacaaacaaatgatTAAAATGAAGCGCCAGCAAGATCGCGATGCTTCCCCAAGTCGTAAAAGATCAcgttctgtatattcaataccCGATCGTGATTCTATAAGGGACAGAATGAGCCCAGATTTTGAGAGGCGTGACGGTCGTGGAAAGTTCGGGGGAAAACCATATCCCCATAGAGATTTTGATGATATTGACCCGCCTATTCGACAGAAATACCGAAATGAAAGAATAATAGATGCAGGTTACCCTCCATCAGTTAGGGACCAACCAGACAAAATGCAAGACGAGTACAGATCATTGTGCATTAGTAATATTCCTAGCAAACTCCCAGATCCAGTtttaaaagataccttgctagcAGAGTTTACAAAATTTGGGGAAATGAATATAAAAGTAACAATTTCTGGAGATCAGCGTGTTGCATATATCAATTTCCGTTACCCTGAACATGCACGTACTGCAAAGTATGCGAAGtctaaactatttttatttgatcGACCTCTTCGCATTGATGctgtttacaataaaaaaagaagtaacagTCCAAATAGTGAAAACAGAGATCAGTTTTTTCACCGTGCATTGGCACCTGGACGGTCACCACCACATGGTATGGGCAGCAGACGCGGTTTTGGTGTAGGTCATTATCAGAGTGTTCCTGCACGTGACTTTCATCCAACTCGTGGTCCTTTTAACACAAATCACAGTAATAACAGTGACGACGATCAACCAATAGAACATAGACGTCACAATGAAAAGTTTCCATATCACTTGGATCACATTGACCCTGAATTTGACAGCAAAGCGACTAGAACGTTGTTCGTTGGCAACCTAGATTTGTCGATAAATGATGTTCAGTTAAAACACATATTTTCTAAGTTTGGTGTTGTTGAAGATGTTGACATCAAACGTCCACTGAGAGGTCAAGGAAATGCTTATGCATTTGTTAAGTTTCACAACTTGGACTGTGCACACAAAGCTAAGGTAGAAATGTCTGGTCAGTATATTGGTAAGTTTCAGTGCAAAATTGGGTATGGAAAAGTGACTCCTACAACATGCTTATGGATTGGTGGTCTGGGTCCTTGGGTTAGTTTTGAAATCATAGAAAGGGAATTTGATCGGTTTGGTGTGATTTCAAAAATTGAGTGGCCTCCAGGCAGAAACTATGCTTTCATTTTGTATGATAGTATCGACGGAGCTCAGGCAGCTTGTCAGGATATGCGAGGATTCCCAGCAGGTGGACATGAAAGGAGACTGCGGGTAGATTTTGCTGATCCTGCTCAAATGGGAGCACCCCCAGACATGCCCAGTCCGTATGCAAACCAACAAGGACCGAGAACGTTTGTGAAAGGGGACAAAGGTCCCAGTCCCTGGAAAGCTTCTGACATACCTGGTGATCGACCTAGAAGCAGACGCGATGATTGGTTCCCGCCAGATGGTGACAC includes the following:
- the LOC121367531 gene encoding RNA-binding protein spenito-like codes for the protein MIKMKRQQDRDASPSRKRSRSVYSIPDRDSIRDRMSPDFERRDGRGKFGGKPYPHRDFDDIDPPIRQKYRNERIIDAGYPPSVRDQPDKMQDEYRSLCISNIPSKLPDPVLKDTLLAEFTKFGEMNIKVTISGDQRVAYINFRYPEHARTAKYAKSKLFLFDRPLRIDAVYNKKRSNSPNSENRDQFFHRALAPGRSPPHGMGSRRGFGVGHYQSVPARDFHPTRGPFNTNHSNNSDDDQPIEHRRHNEKFPYHLDHIDPEFDSKATRTLFVGNLDLSINDVQLKHIFSKFGVVEDVDIKRPLRGQGNAYAFVKFHNLDCAHKAKVEMSGQYIGKFQCKIGYGKVTPTTCLWIGGLGPWVSFEIIEREFDRFGVISKIEWPPGRNYAFILYDSIDGAQAACQDMRGFPAGGHERRLRVDFADPAQMGAPPDMPSPYANQQGPRTFVKGDKGPSPWKASDIPGDRPRSRRDDWFPPDGDTANVYRNPDNPRDGDRVRGREDWDRFSNGVEVDKRRRPLSPGEIGPVRGGRSRSPDRPRGYSHDNNKDHENSRRSSGDFQGRDGEDRSSKSSRRLSEHGGDKEQIVTEHVRALSDLAKCLPVAWNGALILKSSAFAACMHVVSGDVTLVDNLMRDPTSTETPVLRITQRLRMDPPKLEDVGRRIQSTGPHGHCILLAMPGTLQNYDDPTGNIQQRPLKNLVTYLKQKEAAGVISLPPNPTQDKNNIGVLHAFPPHAFGYSFLQKRAPNLPPEPLKEDYLVVAVVLGAV
- the LOC121369480 gene encoding putative Dol-P-Glc:Glc(2)Man(9)GlcNAc(2)-PP-Dol alpha-1,2-glucosyltransferase, which produces MAGSLLVCGVCISAFCLAGLSLLMVINDAQPAPYMDEIFHIPQAQEYCRRNFTSWDPMITTLPGLYLISVGILEPIAKVLQLTTMELCTPLVLRSINLLFMTGNVWLLSRLITVMHFSKKESSTDAITIALTGLTLGSFPVLFFFTGLYYTDPGSVFFVLLMYFTSEDRHHFLAAIYGVLAIFFRQTNIVWLVMVTGIAISESLYDWIQIEKKEQSKENVDDWTVISTFFVLIGRTLKHNPMKLFDLFWKILVKIWSYILVGLGFGVFVFLNGGFVVGDRSQHAACLNIPQIFYFVSVAMFFSCMHILRPHLLIKFIKFCFSNIVMVILFIGLSYLAISHFTYIHEYLLADNRHYPFYVWSKIYKRYENAKYVLIPVYLFGCWSVWDLLRHKNIFWKVSFLVCLLAATVPQKLLEFRYFIIPYIFFRLNMKPSPIIYLVIEFLLYFVVNVATVYLFVKKPFVWSSGELQRFMW